One stretch of Bremerella cremea DNA includes these proteins:
- a CDS encoding glycosyltransferase family 2 protein, translating into MKKSLSIVMPVHNVQSSIAAEVDRLLEIMADLATEFELMIIDNASTDGTEEVLYDLTCRFPQVRSRRFTPKRGNASAIDLGLAAASGEVVIIQDMNRKLTTDDIISLWAMHVDATAAGQQQVICPVTPPNYDHLLPEDPQPLTEDLLRRLSAWGADISELEEMPEALLPEMNGTAERNDVVKPQAPRLRMPRFLKRLHEFASGE; encoded by the coding sequence GTGAAAAAGTCTCTTAGCATCGTCATGCCGGTTCACAATGTCCAATCGAGCATCGCCGCCGAAGTCGATCGCCTCTTGGAAATCATGGCAGATTTGGCGACTGAATTCGAGCTGATGATCATCGATAACGCCTCCACCGATGGCACCGAAGAAGTGCTATACGATCTCACTTGTCGGTTTCCTCAAGTCCGCTCGCGCCGCTTCACGCCCAAACGGGGCAATGCTTCGGCGATTGATCTAGGATTGGCGGCGGCCAGTGGCGAAGTGGTTATCATCCAGGACATGAATCGAAAATTGACCACGGACGATATTATTTCGTTGTGGGCAATGCACGTCGATGCAACGGCCGCCGGTCAGCAGCAAGTGATTTGCCCGGTAACCCCTCCGAACTACGATCATTTGCTGCCTGAGGATCCTCAACCGCTGACCGAAGACCTACTGCGGCGCCTCTCGGCGTGGGGGGCCGATATCAGCGAGTTGGAAGAAATGCCGGAAGCCTTATTGCCGGAAATGAACGGGACGGCAGAACGTAACGACGTAGTGAAACCCCAAGCTCCGAGATTGAGAATGCCTCGCTTTTTGAAACGTCTTCACGAATTCGCATCTGGCGAATAA
- a CDS encoding sensor histidine kinase, giving the protein MKRDSIAMKRILARRFVIAMAVIGITSAISVAAVFTQLRKVERDARLINISGRQRMLSQRIALLSVLVDEKQNAAQLATIDSLEACLHAMAKAHAELSADSKSSSIRQELFQGPVGLDQLVPQYLAAAQQVVEQKGTTDDIALVESMATKGVLLGKLDAVVAAYEAEYDSRKMGWLISLEIVLLAVSFLAIGAVAWFVFRPVVKLVSSSLESLERTNAELTEFSYRISHDLRAPVVSCLGIVALAGDALAEKDWETSQAAIEHIRKSLVRLSATTEDIVGLIRQRLTDVSPETFKLTDVVNESVESLRHLPDFDKVDLQIDCPQELELRTKRVYVKQTIENLLSNAVKYRDPDMGISKVIISAKVEARDCHITVADNGLGIDENYRERVFSMFQRFHPRVSFGSGLGLYLVKQNATSLAGAVEYIPNEKGSTFKFSFPTMGA; this is encoded by the coding sequence ATGAAACGCGATTCGATTGCGATGAAGCGGATCTTGGCGAGACGATTTGTCATCGCCATGGCCGTCATTGGTATCACCAGCGCTATTTCTGTCGCAGCGGTTTTCACTCAGCTTCGCAAGGTCGAACGCGATGCCCGCTTAATAAACATCAGTGGTCGTCAGCGCATGCTTTCTCAACGCATTGCCCTTCTTTCGGTACTCGTAGATGAAAAGCAGAATGCGGCTCAACTTGCAACGATCGATTCGTTAGAAGCATGTTTGCATGCCATGGCGAAAGCACATGCTGAACTTTCTGCAGATAGTAAAAGCTCAAGCATTCGACAAGAGTTATTTCAAGGGCCAGTCGGCCTCGATCAGTTGGTACCTCAATACCTTGCCGCTGCCCAGCAAGTAGTCGAACAGAAGGGGACCACTGACGATATCGCTCTTGTCGAAAGTATGGCTACTAAGGGTGTCTTGCTGGGAAAGCTCGATGCGGTCGTCGCTGCCTACGAAGCTGAGTATGATTCGCGAAAAATGGGGTGGTTGATTTCGCTCGAAATCGTGCTGCTTGCGGTTTCGTTTCTCGCGATTGGGGCCGTTGCGTGGTTTGTGTTTCGCCCAGTCGTCAAGTTAGTTTCTAGTTCGCTTGAATCGCTCGAGCGAACAAACGCAGAGTTGACCGAATTCTCCTATCGGATTTCACATGATCTCCGCGCGCCGGTGGTTTCGTGCCTAGGGATTGTGGCTCTTGCTGGTGATGCCCTAGCCGAGAAGGACTGGGAGACGTCCCAGGCCGCGATCGAACACATTCGCAAATCACTCGTACGATTGTCTGCGACGACAGAGGATATCGTGGGGCTCATCCGCCAACGCTTGACCGATGTTTCCCCAGAAACTTTCAAGCTAACCGACGTCGTTAACGAATCGGTCGAATCGCTTCGTCATCTGCCAGACTTTGATAAGGTCGATCTGCAAATCGATTGCCCACAGGAACTAGAGCTACGGACGAAACGCGTCTATGTCAAACAGACAATCGAAAATCTATTGTCGAATGCTGTGAAGTATCGTGATCCGGATATGGGCATTTCCAAAGTTATTATTTCAGCCAAAGTGGAAGCCCGTGATTGTCATATCACGGTTGCTGATAATGGCCTGGGAATTGATGAAAACTATCGCGAGCGTGTCTTCTCGATGTTTCAGCGGTTCCATCCCCGTGTATCGTTTGGTAGCGGGTTAGGGCTTTATCTGGTCAAGCAAAATGCGACATCACTCGCTGGGGCAGTCGAGTACATTCCTAATGAGAAGGGATCTACTTTTAAATTTTCCTTTCCGACGATGGGGGCATAA
- a CDS encoding helix-turn-helix domain-containing protein yields the protein MATVPLSMDHAVIPFAPSEMGKKSPRKLHRIRELRKQQGVSLRTASRKLGMPASQVREEEKPDTDLLVSELLQWAEILDVPIADLLEEPQNNLSSPIRERAKLVRIMKTVKAISERTQEPNIGILSEVLVDQLIDLMPELAEINAWNNVGQRRSLNDLGQIAERSISCDSIISAMRD from the coding sequence ATGGCAACGGTTCCATTAAGCATGGACCACGCGGTAATTCCGTTTGCGCCTTCCGAGATGGGCAAAAAGTCCCCTCGCAAGCTGCATCGCATCCGCGAGCTACGTAAACAACAGGGAGTTTCCCTTCGAACGGCCTCTCGGAAGCTTGGCATGCCGGCTTCCCAGGTTCGCGAAGAGGAAAAGCCCGACACCGACCTTCTCGTCTCAGAGCTACTGCAATGGGCCGAGATTTTGGATGTTCCGATCGCCGATCTCCTGGAAGAACCACAGAACAATCTTTCGTCTCCGATTCGCGAGCGGGCCAAGCTGGTTCGCATCATGAAGACGGTCAAAGCCATTTCTGAGCGGACTCAGGAACCCAACATCGGTATTTTGTCGGAAGTGCTGGTGGATCAATTGATTGATCTCATGCCTGAACTGGCGGAGATTAATGCCTGGAATAACGTGGGCCAGCGTCGCTCGCTGAACGACTTAGGCCAGATCGCCGAACGCAGTATTTCGTGCGATTCAATTATCAGTGCGATGCGCGACTAA
- a CDS encoding ornithine cyclodeaminase family protein — MTCRFYREQEVAMLLDMATTIEVVDECFRQLGIGGAENVPRHRARTPGFVLHGMHAAAEYLGTAGWKMYSTTRTGAKFHVGIYDIESGQMLALIEADQLGQLRTAAASAVGARYLAKKPITQLGLFGTGWQAEGQLTAMATEFPLTQAFVYSRDEEKRQAFAERMSEKLQIEIVPVHDPREAVEDLPLIVTATTSKHPVFDGNLLAEGALVCAVGANWTFKREVDVVTVRRADNWVCDSIEACRGEAGDFVIAAEEGYFDWTTAVSLADVIAGKAIGRNNQDSIVLFKTVGLALQDVALGTKFLELAANKPDLGMALPF; from the coding sequence ATGACGTGCCGTTTTTATCGCGAGCAGGAAGTGGCCATGTTGTTGGACATGGCCACAACAATCGAAGTCGTCGACGAATGTTTTCGCCAACTGGGCATTGGTGGGGCCGAGAACGTGCCCCGCCATCGTGCCCGGACTCCTGGGTTTGTCTTGCATGGCATGCATGCGGCGGCTGAATACCTGGGGACCGCCGGCTGGAAGATGTATTCCACGACACGCACCGGGGCAAAATTTCATGTCGGGATCTACGACATCGAATCAGGACAAATGCTTGCCCTGATCGAAGCAGATCAACTTGGCCAGCTACGCACGGCCGCCGCCTCGGCGGTGGGAGCACGCTATCTGGCCAAAAAGCCGATAACCCAGCTTGGTCTCTTTGGTACCGGCTGGCAGGCAGAAGGACAGCTAACCGCCATGGCCACCGAGTTTCCCCTGACTCAAGCGTTTGTTTACTCACGCGACGAAGAGAAACGCCAGGCGTTCGCCGAGCGGATGTCGGAGAAACTGCAGATCGAGATTGTCCCAGTTCACGACCCGCGCGAGGCGGTGGAAGATCTTCCCCTGATAGTCACAGCGACGACCAGTAAGCATCCGGTTTTCGATGGAAACTTATTGGCGGAAGGAGCGTTAGTTTGCGCGGTGGGGGCGAATTGGACCTTCAAGCGAGAAGTCGATGTCGTAACCGTTCGTCGGGCGGATAATTGGGTTTGTGATTCAATTGAAGCTTGCCGTGGTGAAGCAGGTGATTTTGTCATCGCTGCTGAAGAAGGCTATTTCGATTGGACGACGGCCGTTTCCCTGGCAGATGTCATCGCCGGCAAGGCGATTGGCCGGAACAATCAGGACAGCATCGTCCTATTCAAGACCGTTGGGCTGGCGCTACAGGACGTGGCGTTGGGAACAAAGTTCTTGGAACTCGCCGCCAACAAGCCAGACCTTGGCATGGCTTTGCCTTTCTAG
- a CDS encoding RidA family protein — protein MSFEANLAALNVELPPAPKAMGLYKPAITVGNLVYLSGHGPLSPDGTLQLGKVGKDVEQEVGNAAARQTGLAMLATLKAHLGSLDKIKRLVKTFGMVNCVDDFTQQPAVINGFSELMKEVFGEDCGVAARSAIGVNSLPAGMTVEVEAIFELNAE, from the coding sequence ATGAGCTTCGAAGCCAACTTAGCTGCTTTAAATGTGGAACTTCCCCCTGCGCCAAAGGCCATGGGGCTGTACAAGCCGGCGATTACCGTAGGCAATTTGGTTTACCTTTCAGGTCACGGCCCTTTGAGCCCCGACGGGACGTTGCAACTGGGTAAAGTCGGGAAAGACGTCGAACAAGAAGTGGGCAACGCGGCTGCTCGCCAGACGGGGCTCGCCATGTTGGCGACACTCAAGGCGCACCTGGGAAGTCTCGACAAGATCAAACGCTTGGTGAAAACATTTGGTATGGTCAACTGCGTCGACGATTTCACCCAACAGCCGGCAGTGATCAATGGCTTCAGCGAGTTGATGAAAGAAGTCTTCGGCGAAGATTGCGGCGTGGCCGCCCGGAGTGCGATTGGCGTAAACAGCTTGCCTGCTGGCATGACGGTGGAAGTCGAAGCCATCTTCGAACTCAACGCCGAGTAG
- the prfB gene encoding peptide chain release factor 2 (programmed frameshift) produces MEREFYDRAESIRERLLQLKDSLDYATKQQQLKAIEARMAAPDFWDNQEKAQETVGQMKSLRSLIEPLDECLGGIEDLDVMLEMAEEDDSLAAEVPGQVEQLEQTLEALELKALLDGPYDNCGAIVTINARDGGTDANDWAEMLLIMYGRWADQHDYAVELIDRTENEEAGINNATFVVRGPMAYGYLKGETGMHRLVRISPYNSEGKRQTSFAAVDVSPEIPDSEEVDIDEDDVRTDTYRASGAGGQHVNKTDSAVRLTHIPTGIVVQCQNERSQHKNRAQAWKMLRSRIARIEEERRESEQAEKYKTQAKIGFGSQIRNYFLHPDQRVKDARTGFYVGSFHSVMNGEIQGFLDSYLRWRVGQESPQN; encoded by the exons ATGGAACGTGAATTCTACGATCGCGCGGAAAGCATTCGCGAACGACTCCTTCAACTGAAGGACTCTCTT GACTACGCTACTAAACAGCAACAACTAAAAGCGATCGAAGCCCGTATGGCTGCCCCTGATTTCTGGGACAACCAAGAAAAAGCCCAAGAGACCGTGGGCCAAATGAAATCGTTGCGCAGCTTGATCGAGCCTTTAGACGAATGCCTGGGTGGAATTGAAGACCTTGATGTCATGCTCGAAATGGCCGAGGAAGACGATTCATTAGCGGCGGAGGTACCTGGGCAAGTCGAGCAACTAGAACAAACCCTGGAAGCGTTAGAACTGAAGGCGCTGCTCGACGGTCCGTATGATAACTGCGGAGCGATCGTTACGATCAACGCTCGCGACGGCGGCACCGATGCCAACGACTGGGCCGAGATGCTGCTGATTATGTATGGTCGTTGGGCCGATCAACACGACTACGCGGTCGAGTTAATCGATCGCACCGAAAACGAAGAAGCAGGCATCAACAATGCGACCTTCGTCGTGCGTGGCCCGATGGCTTATGGCTACCTTAAAGGGGAAACGGGCATGCACCGCTTGGTCCGAATCAGCCCGTACAACTCCGAAGGCAAGCGACAAACGAGCTTTGCGGCAGTAGACGTCTCGCCAGAAATTCCTGATAGCGAAGAAGTCGATATCGATGAAGACGATGTGCGTACCGACACTTACCGTGCCAGCGGCGCTGGCGGTCAGCACGTTAACAAGACCGATAGCGCGGTTCGTTTAACCCACATTCCCACCGGGATTGTTGTGCAGTGCCAGAATGAACGCAGCCAGCATAAAAACCGGGCGCAAGCTTGGAAGATGCTACGTTCACGAATTGCCCGAATTGAAGAAGAACGCCGGGAAAGCGAGCAAGCGGAAAAGTATAAAACGCAAGCCAAGATCGGTTTCGGCTCTCAGATTCGGAACTACTTCCTACACCCCGATCAACGTGTGAAAGACGCACGGACGGGTTTCTATGTGGGTAGTTTTCATAGCGTGATGAATGGGGAAATCCAAGGATTTCTCGATTCTTACCTTCGCTGGCGAGTCGGCCAGGAATCGCCTCAAAATTAA
- a CDS encoding glycosyltransferase family 4 protein, producing the protein MHHSPIRVVLDLEKSRNRCSGLGQFAYHLGHALTSEMAARELEPVPLVAASQGHEFKTCDVLLAKAWRKEIFQRWYRWSQAITAPDIALWHATHQQARYLPLNPKTKVVLTIHDLNYLREKNGKKIVREHRRIERLIRRADAVTVISRFVAEEVQQHFDLGKRPLHVIYNGRPDTSQIPAERPRWLNENSPFLFSIGIIDRKKNFHVLLELLRQLPGRNLVVAGQNDSDYATEILRMAAQMGIADRVILPGPVSDQQRQWMYENCESFVFPSLTEGFGLPPIEAMTVGKPVFLARRTSLPEVGGKKAFYWDDFSSEHMVEVYQQGMATFQQTPHYADQLKQSAARFCWQKSARQYVDLYQQVLNIAASQVEKPKLAAA; encoded by the coding sequence ATGCATCATTCACCCATACGCGTTGTTCTCGATTTGGAAAAGTCACGGAACCGTTGTTCCGGACTAGGCCAATTTGCCTACCATTTGGGGCATGCGCTGACGTCAGAAATGGCCGCTCGTGAGCTAGAGCCGGTACCGCTTGTTGCTGCGTCACAAGGGCATGAATTCAAAACATGCGATGTTCTTCTAGCCAAAGCTTGGCGGAAAGAGATATTCCAACGCTGGTATCGTTGGTCACAAGCAATCACAGCACCAGATATTGCCCTCTGGCATGCCACCCATCAGCAGGCTCGATATCTCCCCCTCAATCCTAAAACCAAAGTCGTTCTGACGATCCATGATCTGAACTACTTACGCGAGAAGAATGGTAAAAAGATCGTTCGAGAGCACCGCCGAATCGAGCGTCTAATTCGCCGTGCCGATGCAGTTACCGTTATCTCACGGTTTGTCGCCGAGGAAGTTCAACAACACTTCGACCTTGGCAAAAGACCGCTGCATGTGATTTATAATGGACGGCCAGATACTTCTCAGATTCCCGCAGAACGTCCTCGTTGGCTCAATGAAAACTCTCCCTTTCTCTTTTCGATTGGGATCATCGACCGAAAGAAAAATTTCCACGTTCTCTTAGAGCTACTACGCCAACTACCTGGCCGCAATTTAGTTGTCGCCGGACAGAACGATTCGGATTACGCAACCGAGATCTTACGCATGGCTGCCCAAATGGGGATCGCCGATCGCGTGATCTTGCCAGGTCCAGTTAGCGATCAACAGCGACAATGGATGTACGAGAACTGCGAATCGTTTGTCTTTCCTTCGTTAACCGAGGGATTTGGACTTCCCCCCATTGAAGCCATGACCGTTGGCAAGCCCGTGTTCTTGGCCCGCCGTACAAGCCTGCCCGAGGTTGGGGGCAAGAAGGCATTCTACTGGGACGATTTCTCCTCAGAGCACATGGTCGAAGTCTACCAGCAAGGGATGGCAACCTTCCAACAAACACCGCATTACGCCGACCAACTGAAACAGTCTGCGGCTAGATTCTGCTGGCAAAAATCGGCTCGACAATATGTCGACCTCTACCAACAAGTGCTTAATATCGCAGCGTCTCAAGTCGAAAAGCCAAAACTGGCTGCTGCGTAG
- the hisI gene encoding phosphoribosyl-AMP cyclohydrolase, translating into MSISLPREPDFDKAGGLVPAIAQDAANGQVLMMAWMNREAFQETLATGRAVYFSRSRNKLWRKGEESGHQQQVRQILIDCDADTVLLQVEQKGAACHEGYRTCFFREVGTDETKIVESRLVDPSDVYKK; encoded by the coding sequence ATGTCGATTTCCTTGCCCCGCGAGCCTGATTTCGATAAGGCAGGCGGTTTGGTGCCTGCGATCGCCCAAGATGCGGCCAACGGCCAAGTATTAATGATGGCCTGGATGAATCGTGAAGCCTTCCAGGAAACCCTGGCCACCGGTCGAGCCGTTTACTTCAGCCGTAGCCGTAATAAGCTGTGGCGAAAAGGGGAAGAAAGTGGTCACCAGCAGCAAGTTCGCCAAATTCTGATCGACTGCGATGCCGACACGGTCCTGCTCCAGGTAGAACAAAAGGGGGCCGCTTGCCACGAGGGGTACCGTACGTGCTTCTTCCGAGAAGTGGGAACCGACGAAACCAAGATTGTTGAATCACGCTTGGTCGATCCGAGCGACGTTTATAAGAAGTGA
- the xylB gene encoding xylulokinase, whose product MNIYLGIDIGTSGTKTIAMAEDGTILAESSATYPALHPKPLWSEQDPEHWWKATVKTVRGVVKAAKAKPEDVKAIGLSGQMHGSVFLDKDDQVIRPALLWNDQRTAAECEEIETRAGGRKNLIKMVANPALTGFTAPKILWLRNNEPKNFDRLAKVLLPKDDIRRRLTGEYATEVSDASGMLLLDVAKRNWSTQLLSKLELDPSLLGTVYESEDVTGTLTKQAAKQLGLTTDCVVVGGAGDCAANALGNGVVKKGILASSLGTSGVMFVHSDEMAADPEGRLHTFCHAVRGKWHMMGVTLCAAGTLEWFVQKLCSEMRSTRGKGDPYSLLMKEAESVPCGSEGLMVLPYLAGERTPHADPDARGCFIGITLKHERAHLTRAIMEGVTYSLRESLEVLNEMNIPVRQVRAGGGGAKSPLWRQMQADVFGKKVVTLNAEQGPAYGVALLAATGAGAYKNIQEACAATIREVSETKPDRAAKKYYDKAFPVYQDLYRALKDDFKKLGRLDD is encoded by the coding sequence GTGAATATCTATTTGGGAATCGATATCGGTACGTCTGGAACCAAAACCATTGCCATGGCCGAAGATGGCACGATTTTGGCGGAGTCTTCTGCGACTTACCCAGCGCTGCATCCCAAACCGCTTTGGAGCGAACAAGATCCAGAACATTGGTGGAAAGCCACGGTGAAAACCGTCCGCGGAGTTGTGAAGGCCGCCAAGGCGAAGCCAGAGGATGTCAAGGCGATCGGTTTATCAGGGCAGATGCATGGTTCGGTCTTTTTAGACAAGGATGACCAAGTCATTCGTCCGGCTCTCTTGTGGAACGATCAGCGTACCGCTGCGGAATGCGAAGAGATTGAAACCCGGGCTGGTGGTCGTAAGAATCTCATCAAAATGGTCGCCAACCCTGCCTTAACTGGGTTCACGGCTCCCAAGATTCTTTGGCTGCGTAATAACGAACCCAAGAACTTCGACCGCTTAGCCAAAGTGCTGCTTCCAAAAGATGACATCCGACGTCGCTTGACCGGAGAATACGCGACCGAAGTCAGCGATGCCAGTGGTATGTTGCTGTTAGACGTCGCCAAAAGAAATTGGTCGACGCAATTGCTTTCCAAGTTAGAACTCGATCCGAGTTTGCTCGGAACGGTTTACGAATCGGAAGATGTCACCGGTACGTTGACCAAGCAAGCCGCTAAGCAGTTAGGCCTCACAACCGATTGCGTGGTTGTGGGGGGGGCAGGGGATTGTGCGGCCAATGCGTTGGGCAACGGTGTGGTTAAGAAAGGGATCTTAGCCAGTTCGCTCGGTACTTCGGGTGTAATGTTCGTTCACAGCGACGAAATGGCCGCAGATCCAGAAGGTCGCTTGCATACTTTCTGTCATGCCGTACGAGGAAAGTGGCATATGATGGGAGTTACCCTATGTGCGGCAGGCACCCTGGAATGGTTTGTCCAAAAGCTGTGCAGCGAAATGCGTAGCACACGCGGCAAGGGAGATCCGTACTCACTTTTAATGAAAGAAGCCGAGTCGGTACCATGTGGTAGTGAAGGTTTGATGGTGCTGCCCTATCTCGCTGGTGAACGGACGCCTCACGCCGACCCCGACGCAAGAGGTTGCTTTATTGGCATTACACTCAAGCACGAGCGAGCCCATCTGACCCGAGCGATCATGGAAGGGGTTACCTACTCGTTGCGAGAAAGCCTGGAGGTGCTGAATGAAATGAACATTCCGGTCCGCCAAGTACGTGCTGGTGGCGGCGGTGCTAAGAGCCCACTCTGGCGGCAAATGCAGGCCGACGTCTTCGGTAAGAAAGTGGTTACTTTGAATGCCGAGCAAGGACCGGCTTATGGGGTGGCCTTGCTGGCAGCAACCGGGGCAGGAGCTTATAAAAATATCCAGGAAGCCTGCGCGGCGACAATTCGCGAGGTGAGCGAAACGAAACCAGATCGTGCCGCGAAAAAGTATTACGATAAGGCTTTCCCTGTGTATCAAGATCTATACCGAGCGTTGAAAGACGACTTCAAGAAGCTGGGGCGTCTCGACGACTAA
- the fhcD gene encoding formylmethanofuran--tetrahydromethanopterin N-formyltransferase, with amino-acid sequence MRIGKTQVVDTFAEAFGMVYTRLIVTAYDEHWLSAATNELCGYGSSVIACDAEVGVERLLPTNESPDGRPAAAVLAFGFSADALAKAISKRVGQCVMTCASTAVFDGLPAAEKRLPLGKTLRYFGDGFQKSKVIGGTRYWRIPVMDGEFFCVETLGIEKGVAGGNIIFQATDQPTALTAARLAIEALAPLPNVIAPFPGGVARSGSKVGSKYKGLSASTSDRNCPTLRGRVDSLVVEGANSVLEIVLDGTSEEAIATGMKATMQAAAIDGVLAIGAGNYGGKLGKFHFHLKDLI; translated from the coding sequence GTGCGGATTGGCAAAACTCAAGTCGTCGATACTTTCGCCGAAGCATTCGGGATGGTCTATACCCGGCTAATTGTGACCGCCTACGACGAGCATTGGCTTTCAGCCGCCACGAACGAACTTTGCGGTTACGGTAGCAGCGTAATCGCTTGCGATGCCGAAGTGGGCGTCGAACGCCTCTTGCCGACTAATGAATCGCCGGACGGCCGCCCTGCTGCTGCGGTCCTTGCGTTTGGTTTCTCGGCGGATGCCCTGGCCAAAGCCATCTCGAAACGAGTTGGCCAATGCGTGATGACCTGTGCCTCGACAGCGGTCTTCGATGGACTTCCGGCAGCGGAAAAACGCCTGCCCCTAGGAAAAACATTGCGTTACTTTGGCGATGGTTTCCAGAAAAGCAAGGTCATCGGTGGAACGCGTTACTGGCGAATTCCCGTGATGGACGGCGAGTTTTTCTGTGTCGAGACCCTTGGAATCGAAAAAGGTGTGGCAGGCGGCAACATCATTTTTCAGGCGACTGACCAACCAACCGCCCTAACAGCAGCACGCCTAGCCATTGAAGCGTTGGCCCCGCTACCCAATGTTATTGCTCCATTCCCTGGCGGAGTCGCGCGCAGCGGAAGCAAGGTTGGCTCGAAATACAAAGGGCTGTCGGCTTCCACGTCTGACCGAAATTGCCCCACGCTGCGTGGCCGAGTCGATTCGCTGGTGGTGGAAGGTGCCAATTCGGTTCTAGAAATCGTACTCGATGGCACCAGCGAAGAGGCCATCGCTACCGGGATGAAAGCCACCATGCAAGCTGCGGCAATCGACGGCGTTTTGGCGATTGGAGCGGGAAATTATGGTGGAAAGCTTGGTAAATTCCACTTTCACCTGAAAGATCTTATCTAA
- the hemG gene encoding protoporphyrinogen oxidase, with product MSQTSENPRRVAVIGGGISGLAAAYRLNELDPSTEIHLFESDSKLGGVLQTSQTDDGFLLEHSADNFITNIPYALDLCKRLGIEGELLHTNEALRKAYVLRQGNLYPVPEGFVLMAPSQMWSIVTTPILSWGGKLRLAQEYFVPRRESTADESLESFVTRRLGKEVYDRLVQPLIGGIYTADPQKLSVQATLQQFVGMEREHGSLIKGMRKRSQTSGEGKESGARYSMFVAPRQGMGQLVSKLQESLANQTVHLGVKVTGVQPGEEGWQVQCDGQTQLFDAVIVALPAPQAAEVLAQQETIAHYLRQIPYAGCSVAIVTVDQAQIRRPVEGFGFVVPEIENRKILAVSFSSAKYPGRAPDGKVIMRVFVGGACHPELADLSDEEIRSIVQSELAELIGLEGEPEKYLVTRWNGKMPQYHLGHLDRVAALEAEVAKLPGLEVAGNAYRGVGVPQCIQSGEAAALRVTDFLKKDISPSYTETN from the coding sequence ATGTCTCAAACATCTGAAAATCCACGCCGAGTCGCTGTCATTGGAGGGGGGATCTCTGGCTTGGCAGCCGCTTATCGACTGAACGAACTTGATCCGTCCACCGAGATTCACTTGTTTGAATCCGATTCGAAGCTGGGGGGCGTGCTACAAACTTCCCAGACGGATGATGGTTTTTTGCTGGAACATAGCGCGGATAATTTCATCACCAACATTCCCTACGCGCTGGATCTTTGTAAACGTTTGGGCATAGAGGGCGAACTTCTGCATACCAACGAAGCCCTCCGCAAAGCTTATGTGCTTCGCCAAGGCAATCTGTACCCGGTGCCAGAAGGCTTTGTGCTGATGGCGCCCAGCCAGATGTGGTCAATCGTGACCACGCCCATTCTGTCTTGGGGAGGTAAACTTCGTCTGGCTCAGGAGTATTTTGTGCCTCGGCGCGAAAGTACGGCGGATGAAAGCCTTGAGTCGTTCGTGACACGGCGACTGGGCAAGGAAGTGTACGATCGCCTGGTGCAGCCGCTGATTGGTGGTATTTATACAGCAGATCCGCAGAAGCTAAGCGTGCAAGCGACCTTGCAGCAGTTTGTGGGCATGGAACGTGAGCACGGTAGCTTGATAAAAGGAATGAGAAAACGTTCCCAGACCAGTGGAGAAGGGAAAGAAAGCGGGGCTCGCTATTCCATGTTTGTGGCCCCCAGGCAAGGTATGGGGCAACTCGTCAGTAAGCTCCAAGAAAGCCTAGCCAATCAAACAGTTCATCTCGGCGTGAAGGTGACCGGCGTTCAGCCTGGCGAGGAAGGTTGGCAAGTGCAATGCGATGGACAAACGCAGTTATTCGATGCGGTTATTGTCGCTCTCCCGGCGCCTCAGGCAGCGGAAGTTCTTGCCCAGCAGGAGACAATTGCCCATTACTTACGCCAGATTCCCTACGCTGGTTGCAGTGTGGCAATCGTAACCGTCGACCAGGCGCAGATTCGGCGGCCCGTTGAAGGCTTTGGCTTTGTGGTGCCTGAAATTGAGAACCGGAAAATCTTGGCCGTTAGTTTCTCAAGTGCTAAATACCCAGGCCGGGCACCAGATGGCAAAGTCATCATGCGCGTTTTTGTTGGCGGGGCCTGTCATCCTGAGCTGGCAGACTTGAGCGACGAAGAGATTCGATCGATCGTCCAAAGCGAACTTGCCGAACTGATTGGCTTAGAGGGCGAGCCTGAGAAGTATCTGGTAACGCGTTGGAATGGCAAAATGCCGCAATATCACCTGGGGCATCTTGACCGCGTAGCAGCTTTGGAAGCGGAAGTGGCCAAGTTGCCAGGGTTAGAAGTGGCTGGCAATGCCTATCGAGGCGTAGGCGTTCCGCAGTGCATTCAAAGTGGCGAAGCGGCTGCTTTGCGTGTGACCGATTTTCTGAAGAAGGACATAAGCCCCTCTTACACGGAAACCAACTGA